The genomic stretch aatacaaatgaccgtaattttcggactataagctgcaagtagcttacagtccagtgcatcttatttgttcatttacttgggttaataggtcacaccttatttgacagctgcatcattATACTTtcataagatcatcataattatgacatgatctaTGACCattatgggcattactgaatacttatgtcatgaagtgtcatcctatgtcatgaagtgtcatccggcaaatgatgtctGTAACTCCATTTCTGTCCagcttagatcttttacatccattcaaaagtaaaaATTTgttggatgacactaaatgatatctgttataagcatttattaatgctcattaaagtgtcatgtcatatgattgtctaatgacagtcatatggcgccactgacaaataaagtgttaccagataccataatgagcaattaatgaaacaagtggaacagtaactgaagaaataattagcacaggacaTGAGTTTTGattacatttgtagcgctgcaatgcatactaggaggcatgttggacaacaacagtgttggcagcaggtggcagcaaaggttgactgtattcaagggagcagtgatggtcaaatgaagcttcctgaagcaatgattcatggtggtttatttggtcttatgccactcgtatgatgccgctgtcaaatatagtgttattggttaatatattttggtgtaaatatcccacaatacagtgaagacagctgcaTCTTATTGTCCAgtttggcttatctatgaacaaatggcgTTTTCTTGACAAATTTGGTggatagcggcttatagtcaggtgcggcttatagtgcgaaaattacggtacatgcaATTAAACTTTTTCTATTGtcgtttttatgttgaggcagcaaagggagaaatgtTGGtaaattatcaaagtaactgagtgttttctgaaatttccaggttcgcggtgaatcagtaacaagcacacttttgctcaatagacaatgtttatagattagaaaatgcaaaataaatgaaatttattgattacaatcccacaagagcaagcaacaagcataaaaaacaagcataacaagggtaacgatgacgctagatttgagtttgtcaatcccagaatccccgcgctacattacagcacaaccaggtgtccatagcaatgaaaatcgcttaccgtgacaaatgagcgggagccaacgctccggtaaggcggcgaagccagcgggtcacgtacggatcgcctggctttgttccttcgccgccaTACCGGAGTgttggctcccgctcatttgtcacggtaagcgattttcattgctaatggacacctggttgtgctgtaacatagcgcggggattctgggattgacaaactcaaatctagcatcatcgttatgcttgtttttaatGCTTGTtaattgctcttgtgggattgtaatcaataaacctcatttattctgcattttctaatcaataaacatcgtctattgagcaaaagtgtgctggttgctgactcaccgcgaacctggaaatctcggaaaacaaagtaactgttactttgataataaagtaatcaggaaagtaactagattacttttttgaggagtaatcaataattcaaatgctttttcaagtaatctgtgacaacactaatGGCATTTATGTGCATGggcgtcaatgcaatgtaaatgccattggaaatgaatgggaaatttggacatacatggctgtcaatggcatggactttgttatgtactcataTTTATATGCTcacttgtttgcattatgtagcCATTTATTCTTTGTAAAAGCAATCATGCATTCACATTTTGGTTTGTTTAGACATATACCATTTGGTGTCACTAGAGTAAACTCACTTATCTCAATCTCTTGAAGAACACTAAGGTGTCACATGATCCCCCTTAGTCTACTCAAATCAGTGGAAGTCACAAGACAACCCCCAGAACTGTTCGTTGTTGACCAATAGTTTGAATGATCAAAGTAAACGTCCACTAGATTGTAAAACGTGAGGTATATATTGGAGTCAGATTCTGAAATATGTGTGCCTCATTCATTaaaacttatgtttgttgtttgaccgcaccctgagattcTCAGTATTTGTGTGTCGACTCCGTTGTCATTAAAGCCTTAAGAACAGAAAACGAATGCGTGGCGTTGTGGTTACGAGATCAAGTGTCGACGCCAACAAAGTGTatcagactttttttctcagaagttggggggaggggggggggggattttagCAGGCAACAAAGGCTTTGCCAGAATTTCACCCCCCCTGCTAAAATGCGCCCTGTTTGAACTAGAGACTTTTGCCTTCTACACTACTGGCTAAAAGTaatggcactcctgcaattctgtcagataatgctcaatttctcccagaaaatgattgcaattacaaatgctttggtagttatatctttatttattttgcttgcaatgaaaaaacacaaaagagaatgaaaaaaaaattttccacaaaactccgaaaatgggcccgacaaaagtattggcaccctcagcttcatacttggtagcacaacctttagacaaaataagtgaacaaccacttccggtatccattaatgagtttcttacaatgctctgctggaattgtagacaattcttctttggccaactgctccaaatCTCttaagatttgaagggtgccattttctgaTCTCTACACCGGTGTTCTATGGAATCAGGTCTCATTGCTGGCCCTCCAaatctctccctggtgtagcaacaaaagcctgcagcacatttggctggaatgacgcaaaaaacaaacaaattaatctgcagAATCAACTGAAcctgcagtccttctgcatgttATATAGTAATGGCTCAATTGTGAGATGGTGACATGGCTGACGTCACATTGGCATTATttctcaatccaggaagtcactcattttcatggcgcgggattaaaaaaaaaaaactgaataaataaatcaatcgctttcacacacatccaagcggtccatttcattcaggtgcataaaataccacgtgaaatatgaaataaacatgctttttgctgtcataggcagttTAAGTAGACAAaaatatcttgtaaacaataaaaattcaagtatgaacatttataacagcttgcatgacttgaacaatgtacattataaaaatcaatatgacctCTGTGCAAACATGCCGATGTAAcgcaaatgacttacagcatgaacagtacacttcaaacagagaagttattgttaatggctctgTGACatgattactcaacacaagtgcttACTTCAAgctttcagggttttttttttttttttttttttttttttttaacagagcattaaaaaaaaataaatacacgtACGCACATATGCaccccaccacacacacacacattaagctATACTGCTcctatgccaatgaaacatttaagattttatgatggcagtaatgacatagaataaagcaagcacatacagaaaaatagctgtggccaataaacggtcatattataggctacACTGTTGGATTATGCTTTATGCCGAGTGCTTTATCATCATTAAAGGTATCAGAGACactatcacacacacacaaacacacagagaTACCAAATACACTCATTGAGttgagccgtttcgacaaggttagagccgctgtcaTAGGTGGTGATAGCACCACATTGTGAACGTCAACTAATGTTATACTTGAaatgcctgtggcctggctatctGTAGCCGTTTCACtattatccgactccatcacgtctacttgtagcgttaacgtactgggcttctgtttgtttgatttaCTGATAGCCATGTGACAAcacacgtaagcacactgactgctttcttaaaggggaatgaacatagccgaacaacacagtcaaagcgggataaaaagacttcgttttttcatttcattaaaaTCCCAAATTTACCCActcggtcaaaattacgtccgtCATCGCGAACCATCTcgctaacggtaaattttcggtaaacTGCCCGGCTCAAGTGTCGATGCACGATGACTACACGGCAATCAGCGCATCGTTTTAATGGGAATGACAGCTCAGAAATCATCTAATACGTACACGCTCTCTCAGCCAGTCTAGCCTCATGGCCTAATCGCTGGATAGACAGTCCGTAAAATATGTCTTCTTGCGTCTTGCAGGTTTCAGCAAATATCTTGGTCCTGAGCGGCAGGAGCTGGAGTCTCCTGGCGTTGAAGAGGATGTTGAGCCCCACCAAATCAAAGAGGAGAATCCAGAGCCATGTCAACAGGAGGATGGTATCAACAGGTGGACTGTTGAGCCCTTGAAGAATGAAGATCTGAGCGAGAACAGCAGCTCAACAGAAGCAGACATTGTCATCGCTCCACCTGATAGAAATAGCGTCACGTCACACTCGTCTTACAACGATGACGGTCATAAGAAATCCCACCGTGACGACAAACCCTACAAATGCTCTCACTGCGGGAAAACCTTTGCTAGGAGCTATAATTGTCGTATACATATGAGgtgccacactggagaaaaaccattTGTCTGCTCGATTTGTGGTCAAGGTTTCActcaaaacaaaaacttacaaaaccacataaaaacacacactggtgaaaaacattttgcctgctcaatttgtggtcGAGGTTATGTTGATAAGCATAACTTAAAAAGGCACGTAAAAATACACACCGGAGAAAAACCTTATgcctgctcaatttgtggtcGAGGTTTCGCTGAAAAGCGAAACTTACAAAACCACTTAAAAACCCACACCGGAGAAAAACATTTTgcctgctcaatttgtggtcGAGGTTTCGTTCATCAGCGAAACATAAAAAAGCACATGAAAACCCACACCGTAGAAAAACCTTTTCaatgctcagtttgtggccaaaCATTCAGTCACGAGAGCGCCTTCatcaaacacacaagaacccacaccgtAGAAAAACCTTTTCaatgctcagtttgtggccaaaCATTCAGTCACGAGAGCGCCTTAatcaaacacacaagaacccacactggcgaaaaacgttTTATGTGCGCATTTTGTGGCAAAACTTTCGACTTCAAGAGCCACTATATATCACACTCAaggacccacactggtgaaaaaccttttgtttgctcagtttgtggtcaaagatttagtaaaaaaagcgacttaaaaacacacacaagaacccacactggtgaaaaaccttttgcctgctcaatttgtggtcGAGGTTTCACTGTAAAGCGAGGCTTGCAATATCACATAAGAACCCAcaccggagaaaaaccttttgcctgctcagtttgtggtctagCTTACACTACAAAGCAACGCTTGCAACACcacataagaacccacactggagaaaaaccttctgcctgctcagtttgtggtctagCTCACACTACAAAGCAACGCTTACAACACCacaaaagaacccacactggagaaaaaccttctgCCTGCTCAGGTGCGGCCAAAGATTGAGTCACAAGTGCGCCTTAAACCTTAAGATCCCGAGCatattttttatgtgtgtgAAATTAGGGGTTGATTTTTCTATGAGTAGTTACAAACTAAATTAACAGTTCAAACATGCCATATTGTTGATATTTTTATTCCTGAATCACCAAAAGATGATGCCATGAACTTTTttccaaaatatatttttgaacgTGTCATAACCAGTGCAAAGACTTCACTATCATTTGACGGGGagcggggccgatccgtagggggcctgtgTTCAAACActcaaaattcaaatattttcaaaaccaaagccgcgagcaacctgtcatgtcatgtcatttcctgttttattttgaaagcttcaccctccttgtgtctgcgtacttgcccttcctctggtcacctaatcacctattgtttccacctgttccccattaccccctgtatatatattgccttagtttcccttgtctagtgcagaagtgtctttctaccaaggtcagtcacgtcagcctctcgccatagCCTGTCATAGTGATACTGAATATTATCCTCCacttggagcgctttgtgtttgagccttttTTGATCTTAGCCATCTTGACTTTTTCATCCATTAGGagtgttttttagtttttgcctttcctcccttttggagtgcgtttttgtttgaactgtggTTGCCCTGACTTATTCCTCCATTGGAgagctttttgtttgtattttttctcatccccgcatgtcagcggaagaacctctgttttcaaaataaagttttttgcctgaacctccgcaACTGAGTCCGCCTCTTCGTCTTGGCCTGAcacaacctaaaaccaaaacaggcacctcccttaggataATATgaatctccatgagcagcagcatcaaaaaatTTTAAGTCGTTCCCAAATGAAATCCCAATGAATTATttgtatataagtataacaaaacttaaaatggctgtgaaattgtaaaatttgataaacaaaattcaccaaatgcagagataatcacctatattttcagtatCAATAGCAATTTTTAGCCCGAAATAGCTATTGCTATAGCtagttatatatatgtatgtatgtatgtatatatatatatatatatatatatatatatatatatatataatggcggaaaacattctAAGACCCCCATTTTgatcaaatttcaaaattgtcctatatgcatgtgtgatacataattggatacataattggaaagcttaaaatctcaattttctgggggaagaaaaattttggacaggagggcgttttttttttattatttatgttttttaaacagcaaaaccctatctggaggtgagagcacgcgagagcagaattaaagacgccatgattttaacgagatattatcgcgtactgacCTTatgtcgatccaaaaactccatgtaacatgtatcatcgagtgtcaagacagatgtgaatggccacatccggatttttgggggattttaggggtgaaacatggtaatataacaagaaatcgcagacatcaaggggtggtcgagatgttctttttcataaagttacccttttaaacgtttttgtttcaatttttctttgtttgtattgattattcatcatctaacatattggggaaaatgcgacagtaataaaaaaaatacgtttaatcgatagttatgaggtagacatacgtgacttttttacagacgccatttttttcattgtgacataattttattaaaagttcaaaaatatgcaagtgaatcattttttagtcgatttttttgttttgtttttcaaacgaaatattagacatcaattaatgattctaagataaaaatggcagacataaatttaattacttaccttcatttaatggctgggttgaatcaaaagcggttgcgcaacgtctgtaaacgggggtttccagggttaaagggacaaattaaaaatagtttggaggcttaatccgtaatgaatctgctatggcagcatctcgacatattgttctgtcaaacacaacagttcttttggcttaaaatacagcagtttcttaaagaggagtgcaagagcagaaactgctttttcagtctcgtctgtgtttcccgccatatacaaaaaaatgctgacatattcACTATGAAATTGCAagaatattagtttaaatcaGTCATCATATAACCTGTCATCATTAACTTAAATCTGTCCGTTTCCCGTCAATTGATGGAGTAAGGGAGAGAGTCCCTTCAGTGCGTCgttatccaatccattccacttgttcataCAGAGAACGCCCACATCACTAAAAATCCAGTCCGCGTTTTCTGTGTAACCTTGCTCGTGACCGGAACCGTGTGTGTTTGTGCCTAGGGGGCGGCTGTGGCACAGTTGGTAGCTCAAGTTGTCCTGGGACCCAAGGGTCAGCGGTTCAGTTCCTGGCTATGACTGCCCACTATCGAAgtggcactgaaccctaatttgcctcCAATTGGTTGGCAGCAGCACCAATGGTGTGTGAACATAtgtgtgaaagggtaaatgtgtccTAATTTGATTAACAGCCATTTCTGTTACATATGTGCCCAAAATGTAATACTATAAAGAATGACTCAACACGTGACTACTTGTTGTTGTCCGATACTGCCTCAAGTTtaatcattaaaatattaatgtTATGTTTCATTGCTTTGATAAAATtgaagaaatgcaataaagaaatatgaattttgatgttgtttgtattttgaaggttttgaaaaaaacaaaatagaatgtgCATAACGTGCCCCTTATCtgggccatagacttcataatacttgacatgacacgggaaacggggccgagccgtagggggcctattttaaa from Corythoichthys intestinalis isolate RoL2023-P3 chromosome 10, ASM3026506v1, whole genome shotgun sequence encodes the following:
- the LOC130922850 gene encoding oocyte zinc finger protein XlCOF6-like isoform X2; the protein is MSDVSQEQRQEFARIKEEEEEEEFSHIKKEEDDEFVNIKEEQQDYLIKVENPHVEEQQQPYSLKKEDVKEEASKLTGFSKYLDPERQEPESPDFEEDVEPPHIKEEEPEPCQQEDGFNRWTDVSQEQRQEFARIKEEEDEEELSHIKKEADDDFVHSKEEREEYLIKVVNPHIEEQQQPYALKKEDVKEEVSKWTGEPTKVKDGGPSEASRGVQSPSGSSTSSCSKEGYQADDLIAQPSESDDVTSHTLFCFSKYLGPERQELESPGVEEDVEPHQIKEENPEPCQQEDGINRWTVEPLKNEDLSENSSSTEADIVIAPPDRNSVTSHSSYNDDGHKKSHRDDKPYKCSHCGKTFARSYNCRIHMRCHTGEKPFVCSICGQGFTQNKNLQNHIKTHTGEKHFACSICGRGYVDKHNLKRHVKIHTGEKPYACSICGRGFAEKRNLQNHLKTHTGEKHFACSICGRGFVHQRNIKKHMKTHTVEKPFQCSVCGQTFSHESAFIKHTRTHTVEKPFQCSVCGQTFSHESALIKHTRTHTGEKRFMCAFCGKTFDFKSHYISHSRTHTGEKPFVCSVCGQRFSKKSDLKTHTRTHTGEKPFACSICGRGFTVKRGLQYHIRTHTGEKPFACSVCGLAYTTKQRLQHHIRTHTGEKPSACSVCGLAHTTKQRLQHHKRTHTGEKPSACSGAAKD
- the LOC130922850 gene encoding zinc finger protein 250-like isoform X1, which translates into the protein MSDVSQEQRQEFARIKEEEEEEEFSHIKKEEDDEFVNIKEEQQDYLIKVENPHVEEQQQPYSLKKEDVKEEASKLTGFSKYLDPERQEPESPDFEEDVEPPHIKEEEPEPCQQEDGFNRWTDVSQEQRQEFARIKEEEDEEELSHIKKEADDDFVHSKEEREEYLIKVVNPHIEEQQQPYALKKEDVKEEVSKWTGEPTKVKDGGPSEASRGVQSPSGSSTSSCSKEGYQADDLIAQPSESDDVTSHTLFCFSKYLDPERQEPESPGVEEDVEPPHIEEEEPEPCPQEDDFNRWTGFSKYLGPERQELESPGVEEDVEPHQIKEENPEPCQQEDGINRWTVEPLKNEDLSENSSSTEADIVIAPPDRNSVTSHSSYNDDGHKKSHRDDKPYKCSHCGKTFARSYNCRIHMRCHTGEKPFVCSICGQGFTQNKNLQNHIKTHTGEKHFACSICGRGYVDKHNLKRHVKIHTGEKPYACSICGRGFAEKRNLQNHLKTHTGEKHFACSICGRGFVHQRNIKKHMKTHTVEKPFQCSVCGQTFSHESAFIKHTRTHTVEKPFQCSVCGQTFSHESALIKHTRTHTGEKRFMCAFCGKTFDFKSHYISHSRTHTGEKPFVCSVCGQRFSKKSDLKTHTRTHTGEKPFACSICGRGFTVKRGLQYHIRTHTGEKPFACSVCGLAYTTKQRLQHHIRTHTGEKPSACSVCGLAHTTKQRLQHHKRTHTGEKPSACSGAAKD